One segment of Gordonia terrae DNA contains the following:
- the iolC gene encoding 5-dehydro-2-deoxygluconokinase has translation MINTNPSIPDVLVIGRVCIDIYPEQFGVGLADISSFSKSIGGSATNVAVAAAQLGNSVRLVTRIGDDPFGEYARAELKRLGVDNTGITPVSGLKSVLTFCEVFPPDDFPLYIYREPTAPDMYLDEADLPLDEVERAPIFWATATGLSREPSRSAHHTAWNRRNRRSNTILDLDYRPMFWDDEHHAHTAVSEALDHVTVTVGNLEECRVAVGESDPDRAAEALLDRGVELAIVKMGPNGVMARTRSERIVSQPIPVDVVNGLGAGDAFGGALCHGLLRGMPLQMTLDMANAAGALVATRPQCSLAMPTLSDLMDFADQAATTRSGRG, from the coding sequence ATGATCAACACCAATCCCTCAATCCCCGACGTCTTGGTCATCGGCAGGGTCTGTATCGACATCTACCCAGAACAGTTCGGCGTCGGACTGGCAGACATCTCGAGCTTCAGCAAATCGATCGGAGGCAGCGCCACCAACGTGGCAGTGGCTGCCGCACAATTGGGCAACTCGGTGCGCCTGGTCACCCGTATCGGCGACGACCCGTTCGGGGAGTATGCCCGCGCCGAGCTCAAACGCCTGGGCGTGGACAACACCGGCATCACCCCGGTGTCCGGACTGAAGTCGGTACTGACGTTCTGCGAGGTGTTCCCGCCCGACGATTTCCCGCTGTACATCTACCGCGAACCCACCGCCCCTGACATGTACCTCGACGAGGCCGATCTCCCGCTCGACGAGGTCGAACGAGCCCCGATCTTCTGGGCAACGGCGACGGGACTCTCTCGGGAACCGAGCCGGTCTGCCCACCACACGGCATGGAATCGGCGGAACCGCCGGTCGAACACGATCCTCGATCTGGACTACCGACCCATGTTCTGGGACGACGAGCACCATGCGCACACCGCGGTGTCCGAGGCCCTCGACCATGTCACCGTCACCGTCGGCAATCTCGAGGAATGCCGGGTGGCAGTAGGGGAGAGCGACCCCGATCGCGCAGCCGAGGCTCTGCTCGACCGCGGTGTGGAGCTGGCGATAGTCAAAATGGGGCCGAATGGCGTGATGGCACGTACTCGATCCGAACGTATTGTCTCGCAACCGATTCCTGTAGACGTCGTCAATGGTCTGGGAGCTGGCGACGCCTTCGGAGGGGCGTTGTGTCATGGCCTCCTGCGCGGCATGCCCCTACAGATGACGCTCGATATGGCCAACGCAGCGGGTGCTCTGGTCGCCACCCGACCGCAGTGCTCCCTGGCGATGCCCACCCTGTCCGATCTCATGGATTTCGCCGACCAAGCAGCAACCACGCGTAGCGGCCGCGGGTAA
- a CDS encoding Gfo/Idh/MocA family protein — MTDINVAIIGGGGFMGYAHSLGWALAPITADTGATVRKAVLVEADQDRAKTAASRLGWDEWSADWREVIARDDIDVVDIVTPPASHAEIAIAALAAGKHVFVEKPISNSLADAELMQSAAAASTTVSQVGFNYRHAAAMSFVKRMLDDGTLGHPLQFRAHYTQDVGALGRVLSGWRAKKGAGGSGVTGDIGSHIIDLASYLVGDIESVTAIVGAKDPAENSAWLPDRERREGEYLDDAALWMTKFRNGAIGSFAATVYASGRKNRMFFELECTRGTVEFDWNHSDQVKLSLIDDDPDKQGFRTVNLNENHEDYWYPLGGMGSGYVDDAALQLQKFVRAIVENRPGSPGFAEATRTQRIIEAVMRSADSHEWVTVDEVTS; from the coding sequence ATGACCGACATCAACGTCGCGATCATCGGCGGGGGCGGCTTCATGGGTTATGCCCACAGCCTCGGGTGGGCGCTTGCGCCCATCACCGCCGACACCGGCGCCACCGTCCGCAAAGCGGTCCTGGTCGAAGCCGACCAGGACCGTGCCAAGACCGCAGCGAGCCGTCTCGGCTGGGATGAGTGGTCCGCCGACTGGCGGGAAGTGATCGCCCGCGACGACATCGACGTGGTCGACATCGTCACCCCGCCGGCATCCCACGCCGAGATCGCCATAGCCGCACTGGCTGCCGGCAAGCACGTGTTCGTCGAGAAGCCCATCAGCAACAGTCTTGCCGACGCCGAACTCATGCAGTCAGCGGCGGCCGCGAGCACAACGGTCAGCCAGGTCGGGTTCAACTACCGTCATGCAGCAGCGATGTCCTTCGTCAAACGAATGCTCGATGACGGCACACTCGGTCACCCGCTCCAGTTCCGCGCTCACTACACACAGGACGTCGGGGCTCTCGGGCGCGTACTGAGCGGCTGGCGCGCAAAGAAAGGGGCCGGCGGGTCGGGTGTGACGGGCGATATCGGTTCCCACATCATCGATCTCGCGTCATACCTCGTGGGAGACATCGAGTCGGTCACCGCGATTGTCGGTGCCAAGGATCCGGCGGAGAACTCCGCCTGGCTACCTGATCGCGAGAGGCGCGAGGGAGAGTATCTCGACGATGCCGCACTGTGGATGACCAAGTTCCGCAACGGCGCCATTGGATCATTCGCAGCCACCGTGTACGCATCCGGCCGTAAGAACCGGATGTTCTTCGAGCTCGAATGCACCCGCGGCACCGTCGAATTCGACTGGAATCACTCCGATCAGGTCAAGCTGAGTCTGATCGACGACGATCCCGACAAGCAGGGCTTCCGCACGGTCAACCTCAACGAGAACCATGAGGACTACTGGTACCCCCTCGGCGGCATGGGGTCCGGGTATGTCGACGACGCCGCCCTACAACTCCAGAAATTTGTCCGAGCAATCGTCGAAAACCGGCCAGGATCACCTGGTTTCGCGGAAGCCACACGAACTCAACGCATCATCGAGGCC
- a CDS encoding putative aldolase has translation MNIQSSPGVAVEGDPAPTSPIDVFRDAHGLFTMVAVDQRGSLRHMLASGRSGEAVSDEDLTEFKADLVEAIGDTASGILLDQDYGLAAAQKSQCPVILAADILSSSQPGGPVDIAELDDSVTADTARTFRAQALKFLLPWHPARRSEAIDLAHSFMARCREIGLPGVLEGVVRPREGTAAASSEGFAEALVEAAADLSQTQPDLYKTEVVYSGHHHRELATATARSITEQLYCPWVVLSSGVSGADFPAAAAAAVAGGASGFLAGRAVWSEATRSPQPRTYLRAHAAQNLQTITDRVRTSHT, from the coding sequence ATGAACATCCAGTCGAGCCCTGGCGTCGCCGTGGAGGGCGACCCCGCACCGACCTCACCCATTGATGTATTCCGTGATGCCCATGGTTTGTTCACCATGGTCGCCGTCGATCAACGCGGGTCTCTTCGCCACATGCTCGCGTCCGGCCGGAGCGGCGAAGCTGTCTCAGACGAGGACCTGACCGAGTTCAAGGCCGATCTCGTCGAGGCGATCGGTGATACGGCCAGCGGCATACTGTTGGACCAAGACTACGGACTCGCGGCCGCGCAGAAATCGCAATGCCCCGTCATCCTCGCCGCTGACATACTCTCGTCAAGTCAGCCGGGCGGTCCAGTCGACATAGCGGAGCTGGACGACTCGGTCACTGCCGACACGGCGCGCACATTCCGCGCCCAGGCGCTGAAATTCTTGCTGCCCTGGCACCCCGCCCGCCGCTCCGAGGCCATCGACCTGGCGCACTCCTTCATGGCGCGATGCCGGGAGATCGGGCTCCCCGGGGTGCTCGAGGGCGTCGTGCGGCCGCGAGAGGGTACTGCTGCGGCCAGTTCCGAAGGGTTTGCCGAGGCGCTGGTCGAAGCGGCCGCAGATCTGTCGCAGACCCAACCCGATCTCTATAAGACCGAGGTCGTCTACTCCGGCCACCATCATCGCGAACTCGCCACCGCCACTGCGCGATCCATCACAGAGCAGTTGTACTGCCCCTGGGTGGTGCTGTCATCCGGCGTCAGCGGGGCGGACTTCCCGGCTGCGGCGGCGGCCGCGGTTGCCGGCGGCGCCAGTGGGTTCCTGGCCGGCCGCGCCGTGTGGAGCGAAGCCACCCGATCCCCGCAACCCCGTACCTACCTGCGAGCACACGCTGCGCAGAACCTTCAGACCATCACCGATCGAGTCCGGACGAGTCACACATGA